A genome region from Mesorhizobium sp. B2-1-8 includes the following:
- a CDS encoding IS5 family transposase, translating to MSRPREKRETGEQDLFRSRLDQIINMKHELVRLAQAIDWPVLEERFGAVYSDGPGMPPLPTRLMAGLAILKHTFDLSDEELCARWVENPYFQYLCGEEFFRHELSFERSSMTRWRQRMGEEPITALLQESLAVAVKSGAMKPADTRRVIVDTTVQPKNVMFPTDAKLVNRARERLVRLAKKAGLDLRQTYVRVGKLALIKHQRYAHAKQFKRANKALRKLKTYLGRTIRDISRRITGQTDLEASFKWPLYQASAVLEQRQRQRGRKIYSLHAHEVECIGKGKAHAPYEFGVKVSIATTLERSKGGQFALHAKALPGNPYDGHTLATVIPDMEKTIGNEIGRILADAGYRGHNAPESHKLRVFTAGQKRRVTPAIKRQMRRRSAVEPVIGHIKAEHRMGRNYLAGEQGDAINAILAAAGYNFSLLIKWFRLLLWLLITALQSRPRSSAA from the coding sequence ATGTCCAGGCCACGCGAGAAGCGCGAGACGGGAGAGCAGGACCTGTTCCGCTCCAGGCTCGATCAGATCATCAACATGAAGCACGAGTTGGTGCGGCTGGCGCAGGCGATCGACTGGCCGGTGCTGGAGGAGCGTTTCGGCGCGGTCTATTCGGACGGTCCTGGCATGCCGCCCTTGCCGACGCGACTGATGGCGGGCCTTGCGATCCTGAAGCACACTTTCGACTTGTCGGACGAGGAGCTGTGCGCCCGCTGGGTGGAGAACCCCTACTTCCAGTATCTGTGCGGTGAAGAGTTCTTCCGCCACGAGCTCTCCTTCGAGCGCTCATCGATGACGCGCTGGCGCCAGCGCATGGGCGAGGAGCCGATCACGGCGCTCCTGCAAGAAAGCCTGGCGGTGGCGGTCAAGAGCGGAGCGATGAAGCCGGCCGATACGCGCCGGGTGATCGTCGACACGACCGTGCAGCCGAAGAACGTGATGTTCCCCACCGACGCCAAGCTCGTCAATCGGGCGCGCGAGCGGCTGGTGCGGCTGGCCAAGAAGGCGGGGCTCGATTTGCGCCAGACCTACGTGCGGGTCGGCAAGCTGGCGCTGATCAAGCACCAGCGCTACGCGCACGCCAAGCAGTTCAAGCGGGCCAACAAGGCGCTGCGCAAGCTCAAGACCTATCTCGGCCGCACCATTCGCGACATCTCCCGCCGGATCACCGGCCAAACGGACCTCGAGGCGAGCTTCAAGTGGCCGCTCTACCAGGCCTCGGCGGTTCTGGAGCAACGTCAGCGCCAGCGCGGCCGCAAAATCTACAGCCTGCACGCCCATGAGGTCGAGTGCATCGGCAAGGGCAAGGCGCATGCCCCTTACGAGTTCGGCGTCAAGGTCTCGATCGCCACGACGCTCGAACGCTCGAAGGGCGGCCAGTTCGCCCTGCACGCTAAGGCACTGCCCGGCAATCCCTATGACGGCCATACGCTCGCGACCGTTATCCCCGACATGGAAAAGACCATCGGCAACGAAATCGGCCGCATCCTCGCCGACGCCGGATATCGCGGCCACAACGCACCTGAAAGCCACAAGCTCAGGGTCTTCACCGCCGGCCAGAAGCGCCGCGTCACACCTGCCATCAAGCGTCAGATGCGCAGGCGATCGGCAGTCGAACCCGTCATCGGCCACATCAAGGCCGAGCACCGCATGGGCCGCAACTACCTCGCCGGCGAACAGGGCGACGCCATCAACGCCATCCTCGCCGCCGCCGGCTACAACTTCTCGCTCCTGATCAAATGGTTCAGGCTGCTTTTGTGGCTTCTCATCACAGCACTCCAAAGCCGCCCCAGATCCAGCGCAGCCTGA
- a CDS encoding pilus assembly protein: MLLNRFWRSKSGNFALLMGLGLPAILSAVAFATDVSTMMRAKSNLQNALDAANLASSHLGDLDITRTDAFNRYFQANIVGHGELVNAQATLTVDKGVNFIKTKAVASADVNLNFAFLFGQSKHIVVDASAVESNNQLEVVLVLDNTGSMAGARMTALRAATKSLLDTLESTKSPTRQVRASLVPFVTAVNVNGDGFDPSWIDMDGKSSTNGINFPVIDGKRPNHMALFKQLKDTGWAESGWNGTGWKGCVEARAGAYNISDTPPDPAKPDTLFVPYFAPDDPGDAQMPSSSYGNQAKYYNNSYLADTGDTVKLDKQKGNNRLGIDFSGLDSDPDKSTKEEVAKYVAPVKELITETGSAITVGPNRSCPTPVVPLTDDFDKLRKAASQMTEWNGSGTNVSEGLSWGMRVLSPGAPYTGGAPFKTPGISKIVLLLTDGENVVYGASDEQPTKSDYTSYGYLAGGRFGSDNQATAAGNVDGWTKSVCTQLKNEGVQIYTLVLQSDTPANRTLYSACASDPSDYYAVVVGELSARL; the protein is encoded by the coding sequence ATGCTTCTCAACAGATTCTGGCGCTCGAAGAGCGGCAATTTCGCGCTTCTGATGGGGTTGGGGCTGCCAGCCATTCTGTCGGCCGTGGCCTTCGCGACCGATGTCTCGACCATGATGCGGGCGAAGAGCAACCTGCAGAATGCGCTCGATGCGGCAAATCTTGCCTCGTCGCATCTTGGCGATCTGGACATTACCCGCACCGACGCCTTCAACCGCTATTTCCAGGCCAACATCGTTGGCCATGGCGAACTCGTCAACGCGCAGGCGACGCTGACCGTCGACAAGGGCGTCAATTTCATCAAGACCAAGGCGGTCGCCTCGGCCGACGTCAATCTGAACTTCGCTTTCCTGTTCGGCCAGAGCAAGCACATCGTGGTCGATGCGTCGGCGGTCGAATCGAACAACCAGCTCGAAGTCGTGCTGGTGCTGGACAATACCGGCTCGATGGCCGGCGCCCGCATGACGGCGCTCAGGGCCGCGACCAAATCATTGCTCGACACTCTCGAATCGACAAAATCGCCGACGCGCCAGGTCCGTGCTTCGCTGGTTCCCTTCGTCACGGCCGTGAACGTCAACGGCGACGGGTTCGACCCGTCCTGGATCGACATGGACGGCAAATCCTCGACCAACGGCATCAATTTCCCCGTCATCGACGGCAAGCGCCCGAACCACATGGCGCTGTTCAAGCAGCTGAAGGACACCGGATGGGCCGAGTCCGGATGGAACGGCACGGGATGGAAGGGCTGCGTGGAGGCGCGGGCCGGCGCCTATAACATTTCCGACACGCCGCCCGACCCGGCCAAGCCCGACACGCTGTTCGTTCCCTATTTCGCGCCGGATGATCCGGGAGATGCGCAGATGCCGTCCAGCTCCTACGGCAATCAGGCAAAATACTACAACAATTCTTATCTCGCCGACACCGGCGACACGGTCAAGCTGGACAAACAGAAAGGCAACAACCGGCTCGGCATCGACTTCAGTGGCCTCGACAGCGATCCCGACAAATCCACCAAGGAAGAGGTCGCGAAATATGTAGCGCCCGTTAAGGAACTCATAACCGAGACCGGTTCCGCGATCACCGTTGGTCCCAACCGTTCCTGCCCTACCCCTGTCGTTCCCTTGACCGACGATTTCGACAAGCTGCGCAAGGCGGCAAGCCAGATGACCGAGTGGAATGGTTCGGGCACCAATGTGTCGGAAGGGCTGTCCTGGGGCATGCGGGTGCTCTCGCCCGGCGCGCCCTATACCGGCGGTGCGCCGTTCAAGACGCCTGGCATCAGCAAGATCGTGCTGTTGCTCACCGACGGTGAGAATGTCGTCTATGGCGCCAGTGATGAACAGCCGACGAAGTCCGACTACACATCCTATGGCTATCTGGCGGGTGGCCGCTTCGGGTCGGATAACCAGGCGACGGCGGCCGGCAATGTCGACGGCTGGACCAAGAGCGTCTGCACGCAGTTGAAGAACGAGGGAGTGCAAATCTACACTCTGGTGCTGCAATCCGACACCCCCGCCAACCGCACGCTTTACAGCGCCTGCGCTTCCGACCCGAGCGATTATTATGCCGTCGTCGTCGGTGAACTATCCGCAAGGCTTTGA
- the rpsF gene encoding 30S ribosomal protein S6 codes for MALYEHVFLARQDLSQQQVDALVEQYKGVISANGGSVGRVENWGLKSLTYRVNKNRKAYYTLMDLTCPPAALNEMERQMGLSEDVLRFLTIKVEAHEEGPSAMMQKREERSERGGFGDRDRGDRPARSFGDRGDRGPRSFGDREGGDRGPRRPREGFEGGAE; via the coding sequence ATGGCTCTTTACGAACATGTGTTTCTTGCCCGGCAGGACCTCTCGCAGCAGCAGGTCGATGCGCTTGTCGAACAGTACAAGGGCGTCATCTCAGCAAATGGCGGGTCCGTCGGCCGGGTCGAGAACTGGGGACTGAAGTCCCTCACCTACCGGGTCAACAAGAACCGGAAGGCATACTACACGCTGATGGACCTCACCTGCCCGCCGGCAGCGCTCAACGAGATGGAGCGCCAGATGGGCCTGTCCGAGGACGTGCTGCGTTTCCTGACCATCAAGGTCGAGGCGCATGAGGAAGGCCCTTCGGCCATGATGCAGAAGCGCGAAGAGCGCTCCGAGCGCGGTGGCTTCGGCGATCGCGACCGTGGCGATCGTCCGGCGCGCAGCTTCGGCGACCGCGGCGATCGTGGCCCGCGTTCGTTCGGCGATCGCGAAGGCGGCGACCGTGGTCCGCGCCGTCCGCGCGAAGGTTTTGAAGGGGGTGCAGAATAA
- the rpsR gene encoding 30S ribosomal protein S18, which translates to MVDINQIPTRRPFHRRRKTCPFSGANAPKIDYKDVRLLQRYISERGKIVPSRITAVSQKKQRELAKAIKRARFLGLLPYVVR; encoded by the coding sequence ATGGTCGACATCAACCAGATCCCCACCCGGCGCCCTTTCCATCGCCGCCGCAAGACCTGCCCGTTCTCCGGCGCCAACGCACCGAAGATCGACTACAAGGACGTGCGTCTGCTGCAGCGCTACATTTCCGAGCGCGGCAAGATCGTGCCGTCGCGCATCACCGCCGTCAGCCAGAAGAAGCAGCGCGAGCTCGCCAAGGCGATCAAGCGCGCCCGTTTCCTCGGCCTGCTGCCCTACGTGGTTCGCTAA
- the rplI gene encoding 50S ribosomal protein L9 encodes MDVILLERVSRLGQMGDTVKVKDGFARNFLLPQGKALRANEANKKKFEGQRAQLEARNLERKSEATQVAEKLDGKSFIAVRSAGETGQLYGSVSTRDIADLLIAEGFTVNRNQIQLNQPIKTIGLTNVAIALHPEVEVTITLNIARTADEAERQAKGETLTTAEAIYGEDINDNARPENFFDPNAEFEGGEENA; translated from the coding sequence ATGGACGTCATTCTTCTCGAACGCGTTTCCCGCCTCGGCCAGATGGGCGACACCGTCAAGGTCAAGGACGGTTTTGCCCGCAACTTCCTGCTGCCGCAAGGCAAGGCGTTGCGCGCCAACGAAGCCAACAAGAAGAAGTTCGAAGGCCAGCGCGCCCAGCTCGAGGCCCGCAACCTCGAGCGCAAGTCGGAAGCGACCCAGGTCGCCGAAAAGCTCGACGGCAAGAGCTTCATCGCGGTGCGTTCGGCCGGTGAGACCGGCCAGCTCTACGGTTCGGTGTCGACCCGCGACATCGCCGACCTGCTGATCGCGGAAGGCTTCACGGTCAACCGCAACCAGATCCAGCTCAACCAGCCGATCAAGACCATCGGCCTCACCAATGTGGCGATCGCGCTGCATCCGGAAGTCGAAGTCACCATCACGCTCAACATCGCCCGAACGGCCGACGAGGCCGAACGCCAGGCCAAGGGCGAGACGCTGACCACCGCCGAAGCCATTTACGGCGAAGACATCAACGACAATGCGCGGCCGGAAAACTTCTTCGATCCGAACGCCGAGTTCGAAGGCGGCGAAGAAAACGCCTGA
- a CDS encoding SAM-dependent methyltransferase codes for MNILLKRVLDRLVRTGSLSVTGPKGSTFVFGDGSGEPVHMHIKTRHAERAIAFDPMLAVPESYMDGELDILEGGVLGLMRIAFQNMGSGGIDATWSKAIEGLRHAFRRLQQINTASRSRRNVQRHYDLSGELYRLFLDEDMQYSCAYFEQPDMTLDEAQAAKKRHIAAKLRLKAGQTVLDIGSGWGGLGLYLAKAFDVDVQGVTLSTEQHGVATDRAHAQGLENHVHFELKDYRELNERFDRIVSVGMFEHVGVNHYRTFFDKAATLLKPGGVMLLHTIGRSGVPWATSAFIRKYIFPGGYIPAMSEVLPAIEKSGLVVTDVEILRLHYADTLKHWGQRFAANRDKAKAIYDERFCRMWEFYLAASEAAFRWQDLVIFQFQIAKKNDTLPVARDYMAKCEKALEMRDMAHREDMGHREAAPVEKPAKAARRRKVAE; via the coding sequence ATGAATATTCTGTTGAAGCGCGTTCTCGACCGCCTGGTGCGCACGGGCAGTCTCAGTGTAACCGGGCCGAAAGGCTCGACATTCGTCTTCGGCGACGGCAGCGGCGAGCCGGTGCATATGCACATCAAGACCCGGCATGCCGAGCGCGCCATCGCCTTCGATCCGATGCTGGCGGTGCCAGAATCCTACATGGACGGCGAGCTCGACATTCTTGAAGGCGGCGTGCTCGGACTGATGCGCATTGCCTTCCAGAACATGGGCAGCGGCGGTATCGACGCCACCTGGTCGAAGGCGATCGAGGGCCTGCGCCATGCCTTCCGCCGCCTGCAGCAGATCAACACCGCCTCGCGCTCGCGCCGCAACGTGCAGCGTCACTACGATCTATCGGGCGAACTCTACCGGCTCTTCCTCGATGAGGACATGCAGTATTCCTGCGCCTATTTCGAGCAACCGGACATGACGCTGGACGAGGCTCAGGCAGCCAAGAAGCGCCATATCGCCGCCAAGCTCCGGCTGAAGGCCGGCCAGACGGTGCTCGACATCGGCTCCGGCTGGGGCGGGCTCGGCCTGTATCTCGCCAAGGCTTTCGACGTCGACGTGCAGGGCGTGACGCTGTCGACCGAACAGCATGGCGTCGCCACCGACCGGGCGCACGCGCAAGGGCTGGAAAACCACGTCCATTTCGAACTGAAGGATTATCGCGAACTCAACGAACGCTTCGACCGCATCGTCTCGGTCGGCATGTTCGAGCATGTCGGCGTCAACCATTACCGCACCTTCTTCGACAAGGCGGCGACATTGCTCAAACCTGGCGGCGTCATGCTTCTGCACACGATCGGCCGTTCCGGCGTGCCGTGGGCGACCAGCGCCTTCATCCGCAAGTATATTTTCCCGGGCGGCTACATCCCGGCGATGTCAGAGGTGCTGCCGGCGATCGAGAAATCCGGCCTCGTTGTCACCGACGTCGAGATCCTGAGGCTCCACTATGCCGACACGCTGAAGCACTGGGGCCAGCGCTTCGCCGCCAACCGCGACAAGGCCAAGGCTATCTATGACGAACGCTTCTGCCGCATGTGGGAGTTCTATCTGGCCGCCTCGGAAGCCGCCTTCCGTTGGCAGGACCTGGTGATTTTCCAGTTTCAGATCGCCAAGAAGAACGACACGCTGCCGGTGGCGCGCGACTATATGGCCAAATGCGAAAAGGCGCTGGAAATGCGCGACATGGCGCACCGTGAAGATATGGGCCATCGCGAGGCGGCTCCGGTCGAGAAGCCCGCCAAGGCCGCCCGCCGACGCAAGGTGGCGGAATAG
- a CDS encoding YnfA family protein encodes MTYLLYTAAALAEIAGCFSVWAWWRLEKSPLWLLPGFASLLVFAWLLALVDISAAGRVYAAYGGIYIAAALAWLWLVEGVRPDRWDLAGAALCMAGASIILLAPRGA; translated from the coding sequence ATGACCTATCTCCTCTACACAGCCGCGGCGCTGGCCGAGATCGCCGGCTGCTTTTCGGTGTGGGCGTGGTGGCGGCTGGAGAAGTCGCCGCTCTGGCTGCTGCCGGGCTTTGCCTCGCTGCTTGTGTTCGCCTGGCTTCTGGCATTGGTCGACATCAGTGCGGCCGGCCGCGTCTATGCCGCTTATGGCGGTATCTACATCGCTGCCGCGCTCGCCTGGTTGTGGCTGGTTGAGGGTGTGCGGCCCGATCGCTGGGACCTTGCCGGCGCGGCGCTCTGCATGGCCGGCGCCTCGATCATCCTGCTTGCGCCGAGAGGGGCATAG
- a CDS encoding small ribosomal subunit Rsm22 family protein, with translation MELPATLRQAVDRILERVPLLDLKQAAKILSDRYRAELRDGRLHMAQDMAVKAYLTTRMPATYAAVRASLDALAEARPDFTPATLLDVGAGPGTVLWATSDLWPELELATLLEASAAVRKIGETLAANAIAARTVWRAGDVTTDLGDLQPADLVTCAYVLDEIVPASLPKMVDRLWQLTTDTLLVVEPGTPAGWLRILAVRQQLIDAGAHVLAPCPHEAPCPLNPPDWCHFSRRVARSRLHRLAKEAEVPWEDEKFIYVAASRQPAASRAARVIAPPKSGSGKIALKLCEADGSADEKLFTKRDGEAFKVARRLDWGDTLA, from the coding sequence GTGGAACTGCCGGCCACACTTCGACAGGCTGTCGATCGTATTTTGGAAAGGGTGCCGCTGCTGGACCTGAAGCAGGCCGCGAAAATCCTGTCCGACCGCTACCGCGCCGAACTGCGCGACGGCCGCCTGCACATGGCGCAGGACATGGCGGTCAAAGCCTATCTGACGACACGGATGCCTGCGACCTATGCGGCGGTCCGCGCCAGCCTCGATGCGCTCGCCGAAGCCCGGCCGGATTTCACGCCCGCGACCTTGCTCGACGTTGGCGCCGGCCCTGGTACGGTACTTTGGGCCACCAGCGACCTCTGGCCCGAACTGGAATTGGCCACATTGCTGGAGGCGAGTGCCGCGGTGCGCAAGATCGGCGAGACGCTTGCCGCCAATGCAATCGCGGCCCGGACCGTCTGGCGGGCCGGCGATGTCACGACAGACCTTGGCGACCTGCAACCGGCCGATCTCGTCACATGTGCCTATGTGCTGGACGAGATCGTGCCGGCATCCCTGCCCAAAATGGTCGACCGGCTGTGGCAACTCACGACCGACACGTTGCTGGTCGTCGAGCCGGGCACGCCGGCGGGCTGGCTGCGAATTCTGGCGGTGCGCCAGCAGTTGATCGATGCCGGCGCGCATGTGCTGGCGCCTTGTCCGCACGAAGCACCCTGCCCGCTCAATCCGCCCGACTGGTGCCACTTTTCCCGCCGCGTCGCCCGCTCGCGCCTGCACCGGCTAGCCAAAGAGGCGGAGGTACCGTGGGAGGACGAGAAATTCATCTATGTCGCCGCTTCGCGCCAGCCGGCAGCCTCCCGCGCCGCACGGGTGATCGCGCCGCCGAAGTCAGGCTCCGGCAAGATTGCGCTGAAACTCTGCGAGGCAGACGGCAGCGCCGACGAAAAGCTCTTCACCAAACGCGACGGCGAGGCCTTCAAGGTGGCGCGGCGGCTGGACTGGGGCGATACGCTGGCGTGA
- a CDS encoding replicative DNA helicase: MAEAARKFGVAEQPLYRESPNNIEAEQALLGAILVNNDAFYRVSDFLKSGHFYEPLHRKIFDVAAELIRMGKAATPITLKTFLPADEKVGDMTVAQYVVRLAVEAVTVVNATDYGRAIYDLATRRALITVGEDMVNIAYDAPVDMSPSEQIEDAERRLFELAETGRYDGGFESFTDAVKTAVDMANAAYMRDGGLSGLATGMRDLDRRMGGLQPSDLIVLAGRPGMGKTSLATNIAFNVAEAYVPAQQADGSFKAANGGVVGFFSLEMSSEQLATRIISEQTEISSSKIRRGEISEMDFEKLVACSQTMQKIPLFIDQTGGISIAQLSARARRLKRQRGLDLIVIDYIQLMQGSSAKSSQNRVQEITEITTGLKALAKELTVPIIALSQLSRQVESRDDKRPQLSDLRESGSIEQDADVVIFVYREEYYLKNREPKLGTEEYVKWENEMNEMRGKAEVIVAKQRHGPTGTVTLAFHGEFTRFSDLAEEHHIAERFE; the protein is encoded by the coding sequence ATGGCAGAGGCAGCGCGAAAATTCGGCGTCGCGGAGCAACCGCTCTATCGCGAATCGCCCAACAACATCGAGGCCGAGCAGGCGCTGCTTGGCGCCATCCTCGTCAACAACGATGCCTTCTACCGAGTGTCCGACTTCCTGAAGTCCGGCCATTTTTACGAACCCCTGCACCGCAAGATCTTCGACGTCGCGGCCGAGTTGATCCGCATGGGCAAGGCGGCGACGCCGATCACGCTGAAGACCTTCCTGCCGGCCGACGAAAAGGTCGGCGACATGACGGTGGCGCAATATGTCGTACGGCTGGCGGTGGAAGCCGTCACCGTCGTCAACGCCACCGACTACGGTCGCGCCATCTATGACCTGGCGACGCGCCGGGCATTGATCACGGTCGGCGAGGACATGGTCAACATCGCCTATGACGCACCTGTCGACATGTCGCCTTCCGAACAGATCGAGGATGCCGAGCGCCGCCTGTTCGAACTGGCCGAAACCGGGCGCTATGACGGCGGCTTCGAGAGCTTCACCGACGCGGTCAAGACCGCGGTCGACATGGCCAATGCCGCCTATATGCGCGACGGCGGTCTGTCGGGCCTCGCCACCGGCATGCGCGATCTCGACCGCCGCATGGGCGGCCTGCAGCCCTCCGATCTGATCGTGCTTGCCGGCCGTCCGGGCATGGGCAAAACCTCGCTCGCCACCAACATCGCCTTCAACGTCGCCGAGGCCTATGTGCCGGCACAACAAGCCGACGGCTCGTTCAAGGCGGCCAATGGCGGCGTCGTTGGGTTTTTCTCGCTCGAAATGTCGTCCGAACAGCTCGCGACCCGTATCATTTCCGAACAGACGGAAATCTCCTCATCGAAGATCCGCCGCGGCGAAATCAGCGAAATGGATTTCGAAAAGCTGGTCGCCTGTTCGCAGACCATGCAGAAGATCCCGCTGTTCATCGACCAGACCGGCGGTATTTCCATTGCTCAGTTGTCTGCCCGCGCGCGTCGCCTGAAGCGCCAGCGTGGCCTCGACCTGATCGTCATCGACTATATCCAGCTGATGCAGGGCTCATCCGCCAAATCCTCGCAGAACCGCGTGCAGGAAATCACCGAGATCACCACGGGCCTGAAAGCACTGGCCAAGGAACTGACCGTGCCGATCATCGCGCTGTCGCAGCTCTCGCGCCAGGTCGAAAGCCGCGACGACAAGCGCCCGCAGCTCTCCGATCTGCGCGAATCCGGTTCGATCGAGCAGGATGCCGACGTCGTCATCTTCGTTTACCGCGAGGAATATTACCTCAAGAACCGCGAGCCGAAGCTCGGCACCGAGGAATACGTCAAGTGGGAAAACGAGATGAACGAGATGCGCGGCAAGGCCGAGGTGATCGTGGCCAAGCAACGCCACGGGCCGACGGGCACGGTCACGCTCGCCTTCCACGGCGAGTTCACCCGCTTCTCGGATCTCGCGGAAGAGCATCACATCGCGGAGAGGTTTGAGTAG
- the radA gene encoding DNA repair protein RadA has product MAKSRVQFICQNCGSVHQRWAGKCDACGEWNTLVEEGTSGGIGSGPANTRNARKGRAVVLTTLSGDIEDAPRIVSGIGELDRATGGGFVRGSALLVGGDPGIGKSTLLTQAAAALASKGHRIVYVSGEEAVAQIRLRAQRLGVASSPVELAAETNVEDILATIADGKRPDLVILDSIQTLWTDLADSAPGTVTQVRAAAQAMIRYAKSTGAAIVLVGHVTKEGQIAGPRVVEHMVDGVLYFEGEGGHHFRILRTVKNRFGPTDEIGVFEMSDKGLREVANPSELFLGERHAKSPGAAVFAGMEGTRPVLVEIQALVAPSSLGTPRRAVVGWDGARLSMVLAVLEAHCGVRFGQHDVYLNVAGGYRISEPAADLAVAAALVSSLTGLALPADCVYFGEISLSGAVRPVAHAQQRLKEAEKLGFGSAVLPLGSEELAGGIGAGAFQPTELADLVARIAGSRRSRVDDEE; this is encoded by the coding sequence GTGGCCAAATCCCGCGTCCAGTTCATCTGCCAGAATTGCGGTTCGGTGCATCAGCGCTGGGCCGGCAAATGCGACGCCTGCGGCGAGTGGAACACGCTGGTCGAGGAAGGCACATCAGGAGGCATCGGTTCGGGGCCGGCCAACACTCGCAATGCCCGCAAGGGCCGAGCCGTGGTGCTGACCACGCTTTCGGGCGACATCGAGGACGCACCGCGCATCGTCTCGGGCATCGGCGAACTCGACCGCGCCACCGGTGGCGGTTTCGTGCGCGGCTCTGCACTTCTGGTCGGCGGCGATCCCGGCATCGGCAAGTCGACGCTGCTCACACAGGCGGCGGCCGCTCTTGCCTCCAAGGGCCATCGCATCGTCTATGTCTCGGGCGAAGAGGCGGTTGCCCAGATCAGGTTGCGTGCGCAGAGGCTCGGCGTCGCGTCGTCGCCCGTGGAACTGGCGGCCGAGACCAATGTCGAGGATATCCTCGCCACGATTGCCGACGGCAAGCGGCCGGATCTGGTCATCCTCGATTCGATCCAGACGCTGTGGACGGATCTTGCCGATTCGGCGCCGGGCACGGTGACCCAGGTACGCGCCGCCGCCCAGGCGATGATCCGCTATGCGAAATCCACGGGTGCCGCGATCGTGCTGGTCGGCCACGTCACCAAGGAAGGCCAGATCGCGGGTCCGCGCGTGGTCGAGCACATGGTCGACGGCGTGCTCTATTTCGAGGGCGAAGGCGGCCACCACTTCCGCATCCTGCGCACGGTGAAGAACCGCTTCGGACCGACGGACGAAATCGGCGTCTTCGAAATGTCGGACAAGGGTCTGCGCGAGGTCGCCAATCCGTCCGAGCTTTTCCTTGGCGAACGGCATGCGAAATCGCCGGGAGCGGCGGTTTTCGCCGGCATGGAAGGCACAAGGCCTGTTCTGGTCGAGATCCAGGCGCTGGTCGCACCCTCCTCGCTCGGCACGCCGCGCCGGGCGGTGGTCGGCTGGGACGGCGCGCGGCTGTCTATGGTGCTGGCGGTGCTGGAGGCGCATTGCGGTGTCCGTTTCGGGCAGCATGACGTCTATCTCAACGTCGCCGGCGGCTATCGCATCAGCGAACCGGCGGCCGATCTCGCGGTTGCCGCCGCACTGGTTTCCTCTCTCACCGGTCTTGCCCTTCCCGCCGATTGCGTCTATTTCGGCGAAATCAGCCTTTCGGGCGCGGTGAGGCCGGTTGCGCATGCGCAGCAGCGCCTCAAGGAAGCCGAAAAACTGGGTTTTGGTAGCGCGGTTCTGCCCTTGGGCAGCGAGGAACTTGCTGGGGGGATCGGGGCCGGCGCTTTCCAGCCCACCGAGCTTGCCGACCTCGTGGCGCGCATAGCCGGCTCACGGCGCAGCCGTGTCGACGATGAAGAATGA
- a CDS encoding CvpA family protein — protein sequence MPITLLDGILVGFTLVSAMLAMVRGFSREVLSVVSWAAAAAAAFFFYKPVLPYLKPYIDNEKIAMAAAAGVVFIIALIVVSVITMKLADWIIDSRIGALDRTLGFLYGAARGILVVAVALLFFNWLAGAKAPAWVTEAKSRPLLEQIGAKIESLLPADTENAILKKLSPKTAETPAAPDAPAADAPATGDDANAPAPDDNETAPADNAPAPANPTPAPAN from the coding sequence ATGCCGATTACGCTGCTTGACGGAATTCTCGTCGGCTTCACCCTGGTCTCGGCGATGCTCGCCATGGTTCGTGGCTTTTCGCGCGAGGTGCTTTCGGTTGTTTCGTGGGCGGCGGCAGCGGCGGCGGCCTTCTTCTTCTACAAACCGGTCCTGCCCTACCTGAAGCCCTATATCGACAACGAGAAGATCGCCATGGCGGCTGCCGCCGGCGTGGTCTTCATCATCGCGCTGATCGTCGTCTCGGTCATCACCATGAAGCTCGCCGATTGGATCATCGATTCGCGCATCGGCGCGCTCGACCGCACGCTCGGCTTCCTCTACGGCGCCGCGCGCGGCATCCTGGTCGTCGCGGTGGCGCTGCTGTTCTTCAACTGGCTGGCCGGCGCCAAGGCCCCGGCCTGGGTGACGGAAGCCAAGTCGCGGCCGCTGCTGGAACAGATCGGCGCCAAGATTGAGAGTCTGCTGCCCGCCGACACCGAGAACGCAATCCTCAAGAAGCTCAGCCCGAAAACAGCCGAAACCCCGGCTGCCCCGGATGCGCCAGCGGCGGATGCGCCGGCAACGGGTGACGATGCCAATGCGCCGGCGCCTGACGACAACGAAACGGCGCCGGCCGACAACGCCCCGGCTCCAGCCAATCCGACGCCGGCGCCGGCGAACTGA